The genomic window GGCGCCGGCCGCGGGGCGTGGGAAAATATCGGTGCCAAGAGAAAGCACCGGATCGAGAAAGCGGCCGCCCGGATTTGACGCTTTGGGCCGCGGCCCGTTTCAGCGCGCCGCGTTTTGGTCCAGCGGGGGGGTGTTCATCTCGCGGTAAATGCGGACGAAATGATCCAGCCTGGCGGCCTGGGCGGCCATGTGCGCCACCCAGAGTGCCAGCACTTCGCGTCCCTCCTGGGTTAAGCGGTACATGCGCTTGGCGGGCCCGGTGCCCTCGGTGATCCACTCCGAAACCACCAGCCCGTCCTCCTCCAGCTGCCGGAGGTGGCGGTAGATCATTCCCGGCGGCGCCTCGCCTTTGACGAAGCCGAATTCCTGCAGGGAGTGGATCAATTCATAGCCGTAGGAGGCTTTGCGGCAAAGCCCCATCAAAATTGAAGGCTGGATGTAGCGCTCCCGCTTGCCCGATCCCGGCCGGCGTGCTTTTTGGGGGCTTTTTTTCATTTTATTGACATATATCTTTAAAGGATCTATATTCACATAAAAAATATTTAGGAAGCCGTTGATTAACCCTCAAAATAAAAGGAGGCACCCATGAGCGCAACTATTTTTGTGCGCAAGCGGCGCAAAATCGAAAAGGGGGAGAAGAAGCCGCGATTCCGCGTGGTCGGCGTCAGCGGCGGCGACGTCAAGCTCTACGTCGAGCACATCCGTAAAAAGGAGCTGGACCAGATTTCGGCCGCGACCGGCGCCGAGGTGGTGTACCTTGAAGCCGGTCAGGGCGGCCGGGACGGCGGCGGTCAATGAACCATCGTGGACGGCGCTTGAGCGGCGGCGTCCACGACCGCCCTCAGCCTTTGGTGATGATGGTGCCCACCGGCTCGCCTTCCAGCGCCCGGAGGATGTCCCCGGGGTTGTGGAGGGCATCGATGATCTGAAGCTGCTGGATGCATTTGGCGCGCTGCAGCATCGCCAGGATGGGCCTTTCGATGATCAGGTCATCCAGGTCTGTCGCCAGCAGCTCACCCGCTGAAATCCGATCATAAAATTTCAGGTTCTTCCTATCCTCGGGACCCACCTTCTTGGGGTCTCTGTCAAAGAGGCCCTTCTCATCCTTCAGATAGATCAGCGACCGCGCACCGATGTTTTCCGCCAGCAAAAACGCGCCGCAATCCGTGCGGTGGGGCGGGATCGAGCCGAATTCGGCGGGGTGCTCGAAAAAGCCGTAAGGCGGTATGCCGTAGGTGATGGGCAGGTATCCCAGCCGGCAGAACATCGTCAGCTGCTCGAGGTTGTCGCCGTGGCCGATTTTTACCCCGCCGTGTTTGGAGAGCAGCACCGCCAGCATCTCGGCATTCTGCCAGGACACCTTGTCGCCTAGCTTGGACAGCACCCCGGTGGGCATGCCCAGGTCGACACCGATGTTGTAAACGTGCCGCGCCCGTGTGCCCCCGCCGGTCATCAGCAGGATCTTGAACTTGTTCTTGGCTTCGATGAGCTTGTCGAGAATCGGAAAAAGGGCCTTGCCGCCCCGATCCATGATGCTCTGACCGCCTATTTTGAGCACGTTGATATCCGGGTGCATCCGGAAATACTCCTGGGACTCGGTGGTTTTCAAGAATTCCTTGCTCACCAGCGACTCCCCCATCATGGGGGAGTCGATGTGCAGCCGCCCCGTTCCCTTTTCCGCCTCTTCCTTGATCAATTTTGCCATGGTCTCGATTCTCCCTTTCGTCCACAGGTCTCACATTGCCGGTCAAGCGGCGCAACCTGTCTTGCCGGGCCTTTTTGAGGACACCAGATTTTCAAACCGCTTTGGCGGCGGTCTGCTGCGGCCTCTTTTCGGGATTTCTAAAATGAGCTACACTCTATGGCGGCTTGACCTGGCTGTCAATTGGGAGGGTTGGCGGGGTGGGCACGAACGGTTTTCAGGTTATTAATGGTCGTTATTGGTAAAAATTGGTTCATAAATTTGTTATTTTTTTGATGGGAAGTGATTTGTTGACATAAGATAACATAAATTCTATAGTTTGACCCTTATTTCCGGCGGCAGCCGGCTGCCCCCGCCCGGCGCCGAGGCCCTGCGAGCGGCCGGGGCAGGAGGTGTAAATGGAGCGTAATCCCCAAAACCTGGCGACCAAGAAATTTCTCTCCACCAAGGAGGTGGCGAAGTTTTTGGATGTCAACGAGAAGATGGTCTACACCCTGATCTCCGACAAGGGCCTGCCGGCCGCCAAGATCACCGGAAAATGGCTCTTCCCGCGGCATCTCGTGGAGCAGTGGATCGAAACCAACACCCTCAACTACCCCCGCCCCAACCACGTGCTGCCCCCCTACCACGGCCTGTTGATCCTGGCCGGCAGCAACGACCCCCTGCTGGAAAAAACCCTTGCACTCTTCAACGAACGCCACCCCGACCAGGTGGCCGTCTTCGGCAACCTGGGCAGCATGGGCGGGCTGCGGGCGCTGCGGCAAAACCTCTGCCACATGGCCTCCAGCCACCTGCTGCAGGAGGATGAGACGGAATACAACTTCGATTTCGCCGTAAAGGAGCTGGACCAGATGCCGGTGGTGATCAATTTCTGCCGCCGGGAGCAGGGCCTGCTGCTGCCCTCCGGCAACCCCAAGGGGATCCAGGCGGTCGCCGATCTCGGGCGCCCGGGAGTCAGAATCGTCAACCGGCGCCTGGGCACCGGCACCCGGTTGCTCTTTGACCGCGAGCTGCAAAAGGCCGGTCTGCAGGCCGAAAAAATCGCCGGCTACACGGAAGAAGTGCTGCGCCATCTGGATGTCGGCCTGGCGGTGTTGACCGGCCAGGCGGATGCCGGACCGGGTATCCGGCCGATCGCCGCCCAACTGGGGCTGGACTTCATCCCGCTGCGCTGGGAGCGCTACGATCTGCTGGTGACCCGCGAGCGCTTCTTCGACAAGGGGATCCAGCTTTTTCTGGGCCTGCTGCACGAAGACGCCTTCCGGGCCATGGCCGCCCGCTATGCAGGCTACGACGTCTCCGCCAGCGGGTCCATGCTTTTCCCGCCGCAGGCATCGGCCGGCTGATTCCGCTGGCTGAAAGCAAACCACCAGAACCCATCACCCGCTGTTAAGGAGGAAGAGAGAGATGAAACGATTTGGCTTTTTTTTGTTGGCGGCCCTGTTGATCGGCGGATCGGGGGCCTTTGGGCAGGAGAAGGTCCTCATGATGGCCACCACCACGAGCACCGACAACACCGGTTTGCTGGATTACCTGGCGCCCGAATTCCAGCAGGACACCGGCATCGTGCTGCGCTGGACTGCCACCGGCACCGGCAAGGCCCTCAAGCTGGGGGAGAACTGTGACGTCGACGTCCTGTTGGTGCACGCTCCGGCCGCCGAGAAAAAATATGTCGCCGACGGCTTCGGCATCAACCGCCGGGAAATCATGTACAACGACTTCGTGATAATCGGCCCGGCCGACGACCCGGCCGGCATCCGGGGTCAGGGGGTCTCGGCGGCCCTGGAAGCCATCAAAGGCAAAACGGCGGTTTTCGTCAGCCGCGGGGACAATTCGGGCACTCATAAAAAAGAGCTGTCCCTTTGGGAAGCCGCCGGGCTGCCGATCCCCGAAAAAGAGGCCTGGTACATCCAGACCGGGCAGGGGATGCTGACCACCATCAACGTCGCCGCCGAGCGCAACGGCTACACCATGACCGATCGCGGCACCTACATCAAGTACGAGGCCGATTTGAAAGGCAACCCGCCGCTCAAGATTTTGGTGGAAGGCGATGCCGTGCTGCTCAACCAGTACAGCGTGATGGCGGTCAACCCGGAGCGCTGCCCCAAGGCCCAACTGGAACTGGCCACCGCGTTCAGCGACTGGATGGCCGGTGAAAGGGGCCAGGGGCTGATCGGCGGCTTCAAGCTGCTGGAAAAACAGCTCTTCACTCCCAATGCCCAATAAGCCGGCGGAGAAAACTGTCCACACCTGATCCGGTGCGCGGGGGCCGTCAGGCCCCCGCTCGATTTCGGGGTGCCCGCAGCCGGTGCGCCTCCGCGCACCCCTTTTTCCGGCAGGCATCATGGATTTTCTGCTCGGCGGTTTCCTCACCGCGATCCAACTGCTCGTAACGGGCGACAGCGAAACCTATTCGGCCGTTTTCGCGACCTTGCGGGTTTCCAGCTATTCCATGGCGGCCAGCCTGGTGCTCGGCGTGCCGGGGGGCTTTTTCCTCGGCCATTTCGATTTCCGCGGCAAGCGTCAGCTGCGCCTGGTGGTAGACACCCTGCTGGCCCTACCCACCGTTCTGGTGGGGCTGTTGGTCTACGCCTTCCTCTCCCAGCGCGGGCCGCTGGGGGATTGGGGGCTGCTGTTCACCTTGCCGGGGATCGCCATCGGCCAGACTTTTCTGGCCCTGCCCGTCGTGGTGGCCCTCACCGCCACGGCGGTGGAGGCCATGGACCGCCACCTGCGGACCACCCTGATCACCCTGGGCGCCAGCCGCACCCATCTGCTTTTCAGCATCCTGTGGGAGGGGCGCTTCGGTATTCTGGCCGCCGCGGCGACCGCTTACGGCAGGGTGATGACCGAGGTGGGGATCTCGATGATGGTGGGCGGCAACATCAAGTGGCTGACCCGCACCATGACCACGGCCATCGCCCTGGAGACCAACAAGGGGCAGTTCGGCATGGGGGTCGCGCTGGGACTGGTGCTCATGGCCATCGCCTTCGGGGTCAATTTTTCGGTTTCATTTCTGCGCAGGAGGTGAGGGGGGTTGCAGCGGCCGCTTTACTCCATCCGCGCCCTGGCGCATATTTACGGCGACGGGCCGCCGGTGCTGGCCATCGAGCGGCTGAGCGTGGCGCCGGGGTCCATCCTGGGGCTGGTGGGCCCCAACGGCAGCGGCAAGAGCACCCTGCTCAAACTGCTGGCCTTCGTGGAAAAACCGACCCGTGGCGAGATCCGCTTCAAGGGCCGGATCGAGGCGCCCTTCTCCGACGCGGTGCGCTTCCAGGTCACCCTCTTGACCCAGGAGCCCTACCTCATGCGCCGCACGGTCCATGCCAACGTCGCTTACGGCTTGAAACTCAGGGGACGGCGCCGGGACTGCCGCCGGCAGGTGGCGACTGCACTCTCACTGGTGGGGCTCGCGCCGGAGCGTTTTGCCGAACGCAAGTGGTTTCAGCTCTCCGGCGGCGAGGCGCAACGGGTGAGCCTGGCGGCCCGCCTGGCGCTGCGGCCTGAGGCCCTTCTGCTGGACGAGCCCACCGCCAGCGTGGACGCCGCCAGTGCGGAGCTGATCAAGGCGGCAGTCCTGCGGGCGCGCGACCAGTGGGGCACCACCCTGGTGGTCGCCAGCCACGACCGGCAGTGGCTGCATGAAATCTGCGACGAGAGCCTGCACCTCTTCCGGGGGCGAATCCTGGAAAGCGGAGCCGACAACCTGCTCTTCGGTCCCTGGCGGCCCGGTCCGGACGCTTACTGGCACAAGCCCCTGGACGGCGGCGGGATGGTCCGCGTGCCGCCGCCGCCCGACGATGAGGCCGTGGGCGTGCTGGATGCCCGGGCGGTTTCGCTGACCGCACCCGGGGCCGAGTTGCGGCCGGGGCTGAACACCCTGGAGGGGGTGGTTTCCCGCCTGGTCCTTGAAAAGCACAGCCGCCGGATCGTGGCCACCATCAGCGCCGGTCCCCTGGCGCTTACCGTCAAGCTCGACGCCGAGCTGCTGCAGGCCCTCGCGCTCTACCCAGGACAAACGGTGCGGGTTGATTTCGCACCCGAGGCCGTGGCCTGGTGCGAGCCCCCCGAGGGCTAACCCTCCCCACCGGATGTCCCTTCGCCGTCCAATTCCGGGAACGCCCGCCGCAGGATCGCCGCCTGCTCATCGAGGATCTCCCCCAATATCGCCGGCGTGGTCATGGGATTCATGATCACGCAGCGGAACACCACGATTTTCTCATCGGGGCGGGCGGCAAACTGCAGGGTGGTACGCGACACGAAGCTTTTGCCGGCCTCGCGTTGCAGGCGCTGGACGGTGCCGGTGATTGCGTTGAGCCGATCCACCAGCCTGCGGCGCTCGGCGGGTGGCGCGTTTTGCAGCGCATGGCGCAGGGCCGGGGGGCAAATCCGGTAGGTGAGGATGTTGAGCTCCGGCGGCGTCACCAGCTCGAACAGAGGCCGCCGCTGGATTTCGGCCGCGAAGCGCCGCGCCGTCTCGATGCCGTGCGCGATCAGCAGGCCGTAGCCCCGGGTGCCCATGATCTTCAGGGTGCTGTCGAGGATCAGGCTGCTTGCCTCGCGCGAGCCGGCCAGGGTGCGGATGCCCAGATCCAGCGAGCCGGGCCGGTTGACGTAGTTGGCATGGTAGGCGATGGCGTCCATCAGGGTGGGGTCGCGAAAATAGACCATGCCGCAGCTCATGGGCATGTAGAACTGCTTGTGGCCGTCGATGGTGACTGAGTCCGCCCGGTGGATGCCCGCCAAAAGGGGGCGGTATTTTTCCGACATCAAGACCGGCCCGCCCCAGGCGGCGTCCACATGGAAATGGATGCCCCGGGCGGCGCAGACCTCGGCGATGGCCGCCAGGGGGTCCACCGTGCCGGTTTCGGTGGTCCCGGCGATGCCCACCACGGCGATCACGGCCGTTCGGGCCGCCGGCTGGTCCAGGTCTGCGAGGGTCTTTTCCAGGGCCCTTAGATCCAGCCGGTTGCAACCGTCCACCGGCAGCGGCAGAACGCTGCGGTTGCCGATCCCCAGCAGGCCGCCGGCTTTTCGCAGGGAGTAGTGCCCCAGCCGGGAAACTAGCACCACCGCGCGCGTGACCCCGTAAGCGGCGTAAGCTGCGGCGACCCCCTCCCGCTCGATGCCGCTGAAATCGCCGCGGGGCGCGAAACGGCGGTTGCGGGCGACCCACAGGGCGGTGAGGTTGGCCAGTGTGCCGTCCTCGGTGAAGCCGCCCAGGGTGGTGCGGGTGTCCTGGACGTGCTGGCGGTAAAATTTCTCGCCGCGCCGGAAGATCAGCCGGTGGATCTTGGCAAGCACCTGCTTTTCCACCACCGAGACCACCTTGGATGTTTCCAGCTTGATCACGTTCTGGTTGAGGGCGGCCACGATGGTTTTGAGGTGAACCATGAAAAAGGGGATCGCCGAGGTCATGTGCCCCACAAAATAGGGTGAGGCCACGTTAACCGCGTGGGGGGCGATCTCCTCGATCAGGTCGGTGATGACCGCGGCGAGCTTCTTCTCGGGGGTGGGGCTGATGCGGGTTTCGGTGAACTTTGCGGCCAACTCCCGCAGGCTGCGCTCCTCGGTGATGCCGACATTTTCCTTCAGAAAGTCCTGCAGACCGAAGAGAATCTGCTCCATGTACTTGACCAGGGTGGCCCGCGCGGCGTCGCTGTCGGGACGCAGGAAGGTGCGCATCAGGGCTTGCCAGTCGGCCACGAGGCGGGTGTGGTCGGAAGCGGACGGGGGCGGTCGCATAGGCGCTAAAAGCCTTCGCCGGGAGCGCGGCCGTTCCGGGCCCGCCGGCCCCGGCCGCGGTGGTTGACCGCTGCGCGCCAGGGCGGCGGGGGGCCGGGTTTTCGGCCAGCGGTTTGAGGGATGCCGGTTAGGTGGGGCCCGCATTCAGCGCGGCTTGCGGGCCAAGAGTCCCGGCCAAAAATCATGCCACGGCTTGCTTGTCTTTTGGCCCGTCACCGGCGTTACATCCGGCGACACATATCACGAAATGCACCGGTGGACACGCCTTGGTGAGGAACCGAAATTCGGCGCCAGCCCGTTGAATTACTGGTTGCCGCGACCCCAATGCGATCCGTCTGGCTGCGGGGCTCAGACCAGCCCCTGGTCCAGCATGGCCTCCACCACCTTGACGAACCCGGCGATGTTGGCGCCGTTCATGTAGTTGCCCGGTGTACCGTATTCCTCGGCGGCCGAGAGGCAGACCTGGTGGATGCTCCTGATGATGGCCCGCAGGCGCTCTTCGACCTCCTGGCGCGGCCAGCTCAGGCGCATGCTGTTCTGGGCCATCTCAAGCCCCGACACGGCCACGCCGCCGGCATTGGCGGCCTTGCCCGGGGCGTAGAGAATGCCGCTGTCCAGAAACCGGGTGATCCCCTCCGGGGTGGTGGGCATGTTGGCGCCTTCGCAGACCAGGGCGACCTTGTTGCCGATCAGGTTTTCGGCGTCCCGGGCGTTGATTTCGTTCTGGGTGGCGCAGGGAAAGGCCAGGTCGGCGGGGTGGTCCCAGAGCGGGTTGTGCTCCAGGGTGGGGTCCACCGGGGTGTAGACCACGCCATCGTATTTTTCGGCATATTCCGCGATCCGGCCGCGGCGCACGTTTTTCAGAAACATGACGAAGTCCAGCTTGTCGCGGTCGATGCCGGCCTCATCGTAGATGTGGCCGGAGGAATCCGAGAGGCTCAACACCTTGGCGCCCAGGGCGATGAGCTTCTCGGCCGTGAACTGGGCGACGTTGCCTGCCCCCGAGATCAGGCAGCGCTGGCCTTCCAGGCTCTGGCTGCGGGTCGCCAGCATTTCGGCGGCGAAATAGACGCAGCCGTAGCCGGTGGCCTCGGGCCGGATCAGGCTGCCGCCCCAATTGACCCCCTTGCCGGTCAGGATGCCGGTGAAGCGGTTGCTGAGCTTCTTGTAGGTGCCGAAGAGGTATCCGATCTCACGGGCGCCCACGCCGATGTCGCCTGCCGGGACGTCGGTGTCGTGGCCGATGTGGCGAAAGAGCTCCTGCATGAAGCTCTGGCAAAAGCGCATCACCTCGCTGTCGGACTTGCCCTTGGGGTCGAAGTCCGAGCCGCCCTTGCCGCCGCCCATGGGCAGAGTGGTTAGAGCGTTTTTGAAAACCTGCTCGAAGGCCAAAAACTTCATGATCGAGAGCGTGACCGAGGGGTGAAAGCGCAGCCCGCCCTTGTAGGGGCCGATGGCGCTGCTCATCTGGACGCGAAATCCGCGGTTGATCTGGATTTCGCCGCGATCGTCCTGCCAGGGCACCCGGAACATGACCACCCGTTCGGGCTCCGCCAGGCGTTCGAACACCTTCTGCCGCCGGTACTCGGGGTTGCGCTCCAGCACGGGTTGAACCGATTCCAGCACCTCGCCCACCGCCTGATGGAACTCCTTTTCAGCCGGGTCACGGTTGGTGATCCGGTCCACTATCTCGTTCATCGGTTTCCTCCGTTTGGGGGATTAGAATCGCTGCACAGGACCGTTTGCCGTCAAATTTCAATCTCAGCGTCTGCGCCAGGGCTACGTGGCGCACGAACCGGCCGTCCCGGGCGGCCGGCAGGCCGGCGAGAAACGGCCAGTCGATGAAGTCCCGGGGGTCCTTGGAAATGGTGATGTAGCTGATCCCCAGAGACGTGATGTTGTGAAAAAAGTGGGTGCCTTGAGAAGGATCGGCATGCAACCGGGGGTGGGTGGTTTCCACAATCGCCCCCACCCCGGAAATGTCCTTCCATCTGACCGGGATGCCCAGCCAGCTGTCGGCCGATCCCCAGCGGCCCGGACCGATCAGCAGGTACTTTCGTCCGGCGGCCAGCAGCTGCACGTTGAAGGCTGCGATTTCTGCCGCGATCGCCACGGTGCGGGCCGGGTCGAAGGATTCGGGTTTGACATACACCAAGTCCCGGACGGTGTTCAAGCCCCCGGTGCCCATCACCATGCTGGAGTAGCAGAAGGTGTGGTGCGGTGCAGCGCTGTCGCTCTCTTCTTCGCCCGGCCACGCCGGGGTCTTGGCCATCGGGCGAATCTGAAGCAGCGCCAGGTTCGGCTGGGGCTGGTCCGCCGATGCCAGGGTCAGGGCGAATTCAATCTCCATCGGCCCGCCCATGCCCCGGTGGCCGAGCGCCAGCAGGTCCACCAGGATGGCCGGCAGGGGGATTGCGCTGTGTTTGAGAACGTTGGCAAAGGTGACCACCGGATAGTCCCCCCCGCCAAGGCGGTCGCGGATGTGCTGATCCTGGGGGCTGTAGCCGCTGGCAAAGAAACGTACCGCCGGGTGGTCGGCGGCCTGGTCGATCGTCAGCTTGACCAGCGCGTCTTGCCCTCCAAGCCCCCGTTCTTCGGAGCGGCCGGTCATCTTGAGGGCGAAAAAGGCCCGCTGGGCATTTTGCAGAATGTCGGCCACCGTCGAAAAATGGGGCAGCAGTTCCGGGTAGCGGGGGCAGAAGCGCAGCGTCGAACCGCCCTCGACCACCGTTTTGCCCAGTCCCAGGGCAATGTGGGCGATGCCTTCCTCGGGTCGCATGGGCCCCACCGGGTAGAAATTGTAGGACTGCGCCACGCCCGCCAGGGCCGGATAGAAATAATCGCCGTGCCGGGCGCCGGTGAGCGCCTGGACGATGACCGCCATCTTCTCCTCCTCGGTGCGGTGCAGGGTGCTGCGGAAAAGGGCGCGCGGGTTCTCGAGGAAGGTCGATGCCCAGACGAGCTTGACGGCGTTGATCAGCCGGCCCAACCGGACGTTGAGTTCCTCGTGGCAGTTGGGCAGCATGTAGGTGTTGTAGACCCCCGCGAAGGACTGGCCCTGGGCGTCCTCCAGCAGGCTCGAAGAGCGCACCGCCAGGGGGTAGGTCACCTGTTGCAGGTAGGCTTTGAGATCCTCGCGCAGCCAGACGGGGAAACGCGCGGCCAGGAAGGTTCCGAGAATGCTGTCGTCGTCGAGACCCTCAGGGTCGAAATTGCGCAGGGCGTTTTCGTCCAGGAAATCGTCGAAACCCTCGGTGGCGATGGCCACGCTGTGGGGAATGGTGATCCGCACACCCGGGTACTTGGCCGGCAGCCAGGCGTTTTCGATCAACTGCGTGGCCAGGAAGGCCAGGCCGCGGGCCTTGCCGCCCATGGAACCCAGCCCGATCTTGAAAAAACCGTTTTCGGTGTCGAATTTGGCCGGCACGAAGTCGGAGATCACGCCGCGCTGGCGTTTCTGTCGGCGCTCGCGCAAACTGGCAATCAAGTAGGCCTTGATGGCCGCCGCGGACGGGAAATCGCTGGCCTTGATGGGGCGCAGCCGGGAGGCCAGAAGAATTTCACAGCGGGCCATCAGCCAGTTGGAAAAATGGTTTTGGGTGGCGTGGTAGAGGACCGAGGCGTCCGGCACCGATGGCAGCACCTTTTCCAGGGCCTGCACGCTGTTGGCGCGGGCCACCTCGCGCCCGTCCGGCATTCGGAATACAAACTCGCCGAAACCCAGGTAGCGGGTGAAAAACGAGCGGATTTCGGCGTTCAGCGAGGGGGAGTTCTTGTTGACGAAGGCCGCCGGCAGGGCCAGCGCCCGCTGCCGGTTGCTCTCCTCGCTGCTCAAGACCAGAAAGGGAACCCCCGGCGATTCCCGCTGAATTTTGGACAGCAGCGCAAAACCGGCCTGGGGGTCCATTTTGCCATGGCGCTTGAAGCGCACGTCGGAAAAGACGCAGTGCATGTAGGGGCGGTAGCGGCGAAAAATATCCAGGGCCTCCTCGTAGGTTTCCGCCAGCAGGATCTTGGGCCGCGCCCGCATCCGGCGCAGCCGGTGCTCCGCGTTGATGGATTCCTCCATCACCGCCTGGGTCTGGCTGACGATCTCACGGTAGAGCAGAGGGAGAAAGGAAGAGTAGTAAAAGGGGGAGTCCTCAACCAGGAGAATGACCCTGACCCGTGCCCGCGTGGTGTCGTGGGCCACGTTGAGGAGGTCTTCGACGCTCTTGATGATGGCCAGGAAAAGGTCGGAGTTGCCCAGCCAGACGAACTGTTTGTCGATGGCGCGCTGGTCGGTGCCGCGTGGGTCGTCTAACAGATCCGTGCTGTGGGCCAGCAGAATGACGGGCAGATCCGGGTGGTGGCGCTTGATCCGGCGCCCCAGGTCGTAGGGGTCCCGATCACCCAGGCCGGGGTTGAGGATGACCAGATCGAGGGGTTCCTTTTCCAGGGCCGCAAGGGCTTCGGCGGCGGTGGCGACCCAGGTCAGACGCGGCGGACTGGAGAGGTTCAGCCCTTCGTATTCATTCACGATCCGCTCGGCCAGGCGGCCGTCCTCCTCCATGATGAAAGCCTCGTACGGGCTTGAGACCAGAAGGATGTGATGCACCTTGCGGGTCATCAGATCGTAGAAGACCTTGAAGGAGAGGTCGAAGTCGTCCAGCTCGTTTTGCGGTTCGGTCGCCATGGGGTTCACCTGTTGGGGGTGGGCTACGGCACCGGGATCCAACCGTCGGCTTGACGATGGTATATACGCCGCCGCCCCGGTTGACAACCGCAAAGGCGCTGTAGTATTTTCAGCCGACTCGCCAGGGTGCCGGTTCCGGCCACGGCGCCTGATTGCACCTCATCCAACCGGCCGCGACCTTGTGCGACCTGTCCCCGCTGCCCTGGAGCAGACGATCCTGCCATGAAAATCGCCCTCGCCCAAATCAACCCGATTGTCGGGGATTTCGATTACAATTTCAAAAAAATAAAAGACTTTGCCGGCGATGCCGCCGGTCGCGGGTGCGACCTGGTGGTCTTTCCCGAGCTGGCTATTTCGGGCTACCCCCCCCGGGACCTTTTGGAGAAAAGAGATTTTGTCGTCGCCGGCCTGGCCTGCCTGGAACGGCTGATCGACACCCTGCGGGGCATCGGGGTGGTCTGCGGGGTGGCCGACATCAACCCGGCGGCCGCGGGCAATCCGCTCTTCAACAGCGCGGTCTTGTTCGAAGACGGCCGGGTGCTTCAAAAAGCCGCCAAACGGCTGCTGCCGACCTACGACGTCTTTGACGAGGGCCGCTACTTCGAACCCGGTGCGATCTACCGGACGGTCGCCTTCCGCGGGCGCCGGCTGGGGCTGACGGTCTGCGAGGACGCTTGGAACGACAAGGACGTCTTCAAGCGCCGGATCTACCCGGCCGACCCGGTGGCCCTGCTGGTGGAAAGCGGGGCGGAACTGATCATCAACATCTCGGCCTCGCCCTTTCATGTGGGCAAAGACGCCTTCCGCAGCCGGATGCTGGCCACCATCGCCGGCAAGTACCGTCTGCCGCTGGTCTTCGTCAACCAGGTGGGCGGCAACGACAGCCTGCTTTTCGACGGTCTCAGCACGGCCTTTGCGGCCACCGGCGAGGTGGCCGCCCGGGCCTCGGACTTTGTCGAGGACCTCGTTGTCTACGATCTGGAGACCGGCCGCGGGGAATGCCACCCGGCCGCCGTCTCGGATGTCGCCGCCGTGCGCCGGGCGCTGGTCATGGGCACCCGCGATTACGTCACCAAG from Desulfobacteraceae bacterium includes these protein-coding regions:
- a CDS encoding energy-coupling factor ABC transporter ATP-binding protein; this encodes MQRPLYSIRALAHIYGDGPPVLAIERLSVAPGSILGLVGPNGSGKSTLLKLLAFVEKPTRGEIRFKGRIEAPFSDAVRFQVTLLTQEPYLMRRTVHANVAYGLKLRGRRRDCRRQVATALSLVGLAPERFAERKWFQLSGGEAQRVSLAARLALRPEALLLDEPTASVDAASAELIKAAVLRARDQWGTTLVVASHDRQWLHEICDESLHLFRGRILESGADNLLFGPWRPGPDAYWHKPLDGGGMVRVPPPPDDEAVGVLDARAVSLTAPGAELRPGLNTLEGVVSRLVLEKHSRRIVATISAGPLALTVKLDAELLQALALYPGQTVRVDFAPEAVAWCEPPEG
- a CDS encoding PadR family transcriptional regulator, translating into MKKSPQKARRPGSGKRERYIQPSILMGLCRKASYGYELIHSLQEFGFVKGEAPPGMIYRHLRQLEEDGLVVSEWITEGTGPAKRMYRLTQEGREVLALWVAHMAAQAARLDHFVRIYREMNTPPLDQNAAR
- a CDS encoding ABC transporter permease → MDFLLGGFLTAIQLLVTGDSETYSAVFATLRVSSYSMAASLVLGVPGGFFLGHFDFRGKRQLRLVVDTLLALPTVLVGLLVYAFLSQRGPLGDWGLLFTLPGIAIGQTFLALPVVVALTATAVEAMDRHLRTTLITLGASRTHLLFSILWEGRFGILAAAATAYGRVMTEVGISMMVGGNIKWLTRTMTTAIALETNKGQFGMGVALGLVLMAIAFGVNFSVSFLRRR
- a CDS encoding substrate-binding domain-containing protein, with the translated sequence MKRFGFFLLAALLIGGSGAFGQEKVLMMATTTSTDNTGLLDYLAPEFQQDTGIVLRWTATGTGKALKLGENCDVDVLLVHAPAAEKKYVADGFGINRREIMYNDFVIIGPADDPAGIRGQGVSAALEAIKGKTAVFVSRGDNSGTHKKELSLWEAAGLPIPEKEAWYIQTGQGMLTTINVAAERNGYTMTDRGTYIKYEADLKGNPPLKILVEGDAVLLNQYSVMAVNPERCPKAQLELATAFSDWMAGERGQGLIGGFKLLEKQLFTPNAQ
- a CDS encoding uridine kinase; the protein is MAKLIKEEAEKGTGRLHIDSPMMGESLVSKEFLKTTESQEYFRMHPDINVLKIGGQSIMDRGGKALFPILDKLIEAKNKFKILLMTGGGTRARHVYNIGVDLGMPTGVLSKLGDKVSWQNAEMLAVLLSKHGGVKIGHGDNLEQLTMFCRLGYLPITYGIPPYGFFEHPAEFGSIPPHRTDCGAFLLAENIGARSLIYLKDEKGLFDRDPKKVGPEDRKNLKFYDRISAGELLATDLDDLIIERPILAMLQRAKCIQQLQIIDALHNPGDILRALEGEPVGTIITKG
- the panP gene encoding putative pyridoxal-dependent aspartate 1-decarboxylase — translated: MRPPPSASDHTRLVADWQALMRTFLRPDSDAARATLVKYMEQILFGLQDFLKENVGITEERSLRELAAKFTETRISPTPEKKLAAVITDLIEEIAPHAVNVASPYFVGHMTSAIPFFMVHLKTIVAALNQNVIKLETSKVVSVVEKQVLAKIHRLIFRRGEKFYRQHVQDTRTTLGGFTEDGTLANLTALWVARNRRFAPRGDFSGIEREGVAAAYAAYGVTRAVVLVSRLGHYSLRKAGGLLGIGNRSVLPLPVDGCNRLDLRALEKTLADLDQPAARTAVIAVVGIAGTTETGTVDPLAAIAEVCAARGIHFHVDAAWGGPVLMSEKYRPLLAGIHRADSVTIDGHKQFYMPMSCGMVYFRDPTLMDAIAYHANYVNRPGSLDLGIRTLAGSREASSLILDSTLKIMGTRGYGLLIAHGIETARRFAAEIQRRPLFELVTPPELNILTYRICPPALRHALQNAPPAERRRLVDRLNAITGTVQRLQREAGKSFVSRTTLQFAARPDEKIVVFRCVIMNPMTTPAILGEILDEQAAILRRAFPELDGEGTSGGEG
- a CDS encoding helix-turn-helix transcriptional regulator, giving the protein MERNPQNLATKKFLSTKEVAKFLDVNEKMVYTLISDKGLPAAKITGKWLFPRHLVEQWIETNTLNYPRPNHVLPPYHGLLILAGSNDPLLEKTLALFNERHPDQVAVFGNLGSMGGLRALRQNLCHMASSHLLQEDETEYNFDFAVKELDQMPVVINFCRREQGLLLPSGNPKGIQAVADLGRPGVRIVNRRLGTGTRLLFDRELQKAGLQAEKIAGYTEEVLRHLDVGLAVLTGQADAGPGIRPIAAQLGLDFIPLRWERYDLLVTRERFFDKGIQLFLGLLHEDAFRAMAARYAGYDVSASGSMLFPPQASAG